In Immundisolibacter sp., the genomic window GGCCGCTTCGACGGTTTCTGGGAGCTTGGCCTGCAGCCGTGGGACATCGCCGCCGGGGTGCTGCTGATCCAGGAAGCCGGCGGCGTGGTCACCGACATTCGCGGCGGCGATCAGTTGATGAAGACCGGTAATGTGGTCGGCGGAAACCTGCGCGTGCACCAGGCGTTGATGGACGCCGTAAAGCCGCACCTGGGGCCGGATCTGTCGGCCTGAATCGCAGACCTTCAGATAAGAAAGCGCATGCGTGGCAACCTGTTAGGCGTGTAATTTCGCCCGATTAATAAGCCATCCCCTCAGGGCGGACGTGCGCGATATACGGCGTCGCTGGGGTGGCCGGCATGCCATGCGAACCAGTATTCGGTGGCCGTGGGTACCGGCTTGCCGTCGGCATCGCTGACCAGCGCGCGCTGGTCGGCGTAGTTGAAGTCGATGTGATACGTGGTGCCGGCGAATTCGTCCGTGAAGGCTGTGTCGTGGGCAGCCAGTTCCACGAACGGATAGGCCTTGTAGCGACCCTCATGGCCCAGGACGAGCACCGGCTCCTTCGGGTGATAGCGGTCGTTGCGCGCGGCCACCGGGAAGCGCAGCTCGCTATCGGAGACGTAGTCGGCGTAGGGATCCCGGCCGTAGGGGCGGTCATGACCGGTGTTTGCGGTCAGCACCTCGGTTTTCGGGTAGCGCGTCAGCCAGTCGGCCCAGCTGGTTTCCGTCGCGTCGATGGCTGTCAGCCGTTGCCCCTTGCGTGGTCCGGCAATGGCCAGCCCTTCCATCGGCAGCCAGAGTGACTCGCTGGCGCGGTCGAACAGCAGCGTGCCGCTGTTGTAGACCAGCCCGGAGACGCCGAACCGGTCGGCGCCCGCGGCGGATCGGGCATCGAAGCCCGCCACGGTGCCGCTCAGCGGGCTGTAGACGAGGACAAACGGCTGTTCGCCGATGCGGTCGTTGACCACCTCGTGCCAGACCAGCACGCTTCGCGGATAGGCGCGGGCGACGCCGCCGATCACCACGCCGACCACACGTTCCTCGAAGCCCATGCCGACGTCGCTGGCCGGTCTGAACTTGGGATCGTCCAAGGCCGGGATGCCGTCGCGCGGCTGTCCGCCATTGGCCAGGCCGGCCGCGGGCAGGTCAAGGCCCGATAGGTCAAAGCCATTCCAGTCATCGGTCGCTGGCTGCGCCCGTGCGGCAAGGCTGCCTGCCAGCAGCAGGCCAAGCGCCAGTCGGCGGCCGACCCGCAGCGCCATCAACGCAGCGCTGCGTTGATGGCGTCCAGCTGCGCCGCGCCCGGACACAGACTGGCATGGGGCAGACTGTTCAGCGCGGCGGCATCGGTGCCCAGCATGGCGTGCATCTCGGTCGGCTCGGCGTCCAGGTACAGCAGGCCGGTCAGCACGCTGCCGTCGGCCTGGTGGCGCTGCAGGTAGTTCATGGCGCCGATACGGTCGTAGGGGTCGTAGTCCTCAGCCAGTTTTTTCAGATGCAGCATCGAGCCATCGTGCAGGGTCACCGTGTGGCGATCGCCCGGCGCATAGGCCGCGGTGATTTCCTGCGCCAGCGGCACGAAGTCGGCCGCCATCACCGGCCGGTCGTGGCGACGGATATGGCTGTAACTCTTGGTCGAGGCTTCGTGGTTGTTGAAGGTGACGCAGGGCGAGATGACGTCGATGAAGGCAAAGCCCGGGTAGGCGATGGCGGCCTTCAGCAACGGCACCAGCTGCTCCTTGTCGCCGGAGAAGCTGCGCGCCACGAAGCCGGCACCCATCTGCAGGGCGAGCTGCACCAGGTCGATGGGCGTGTACGGATTGGCCTTGCCGGCCTTGCTCTTGGAGCCGACGTCCGCAGTGGCCGAGAACTGGCCCTTGGTCAGGCCATAGGTGCCGTTGTTCTCGACCAGGTACAGCATGTTCACGCCGCGCCGGATGGCGTGGATGAACTGGCCAAGGCCGATCGAGGCGGTGTCGCCGTCGCCGGAGACGCCGATGTAGACCAAGTCGCGGTTGGCGGCGGCGGCGCCGGAGGCGATCGACGGCATGCGGCCGTGCACGGAGTTGAAGCCGTGCGCCGGGCCCAGGAAGTAGGTCGGCGTCTTGGAAGAGCAGCCGATGCCGGACAGCTTGCCGACCCGGTGCGGCGGCAGGTCGAGCTCGAAGCAGGCCTGGATCAGCGCCGCACTGACCGAGTCGTGGCCACAGCCGGCACACAGCGTGGACAGCGAACCCTCGTAATCGCGCCGGGTCAGGCCCAGCGTGTTCTTGGGCAGCTGCGGGTGGTGAATCTTGGGCTTGGGCAGGTAGCTCATGCGGAGGCTCCCATGGCGAGCGCGCGCACCGGTTCCAGGTGCGTGCTGATGCTGTGGACCAGCAGATCAGCGGTGACCGGCATGCCGTCGTAGCTCAGGACCGACACCAGCCTGGCCGGGTCGAGGTTGCCCTCGATCAGCAGCATGGCGCGCAGCTGGCCGTCGCGGTTCTGGTCGACCACGAATACGGTGTCGTGGGCGGCGATGAAGTCGTACACGCGCTGGGTGAACGGGAAGGCGCGCACACGCAGCGCATCCACGTCCAGGCCCTGCGCGGTCAGCGCATCCAGCGCCTCGGGTATCACCTCGGCGGTGGTGCCGATGTAGATGATGCCGGCGCTGTTGCCGTGGTCGCGCAGGGTGGCTGCATCCGGCACCAGCGTGGCGGCGGTGTCGAACTTGCGCCGCAGGCGGTCCACGTTGTCCCGGTACTTGTCGCCGTCTTCGGTGTAGGCGCCCAGGCGATCGTGCCCCGAGCCGCGGGTGAAGAACGCGCCCTTGCTCGGGTGCGTGCCGGGCAGGGTGCGATACGGAATGGCGTCACCGTCGACGTCGAGATAGCGATAGAACTGAAAGCCGTCCTCCAGCTGCTGGGCGGTCAGCACCTTGCCGCGATCCGGCCGGTAGCTGTCGTCCCAGGTGAGCGGCTCCGACAGCCAGTCGTTCATGCCAAGGTCAAGATCGCTCATCACCAGCACCGGCGTTTGCAGCCGCTCGGCCAGGTCGAAGGCCTGCACCGCCATGTCGAAGCATTCCTTGGGCGAGGCCGGGAACAGCAGCACGTGCTTGGTGTCGCCATGCGAGGCGTAGGCCGACGACAGCAGATCCGACTGCTGGGTGCGTGTGGGCATGCCGGTGGATGGCCCGCAGCGCTGGATGTCGAACAGCACCACCGGGATTTCCGCGTAGTAGGCCAGGCCCAAAAACTCGGTCATCAGCGACACGCCCGGCCCGCTGGTGGCGGTGAACGAGCGCGCGCCGTTCCAGGCCGCGCCGACCACCATGCCGATGGCGGCCAGTTCGTCTTCGGCCTGCAGGATGGCGTAGCGCTTGCTGCCGTCCGGGTTGACGCGGTAGTCCTCGCAGTAGGCGCTGAAGGCGTCCACCAGCGAGGTGGACGGCGTGATCGGGTACCAGGCGGCTACCGTCGCACCGGCGTACACGCAGCCCAGGCCCGCCGCCGAGTTGCCGTCCATCAGGATGCGGTCGCCGACCGCGTCGCGCCGCTGCGCATGCATCGGCAGCGGGCAGGCAAAGCGCTCCAGCGCCGCCGCGCGGCCGAGCTCGAAGGCCTGCATGTTGGGCGGAATCAGCTTTTCCTTGCCCTGGAACTGTTCGCGCAGCAGCTGTTCGACGACCTCGGGCTCGATGTCCAGCAGCGCCGACAGGACGCCGACGTAGGCGATGTTCTTGAACAGCAGGCGCTGGCGCGGGTTGGCGAACTGGCGCGTCACCAGCTCGGTCAGCGGCACGCCCAGGAAATTGATGTCCGGCCGCCGCAGCTCGGGCGCCAGTGGCTTGGACGAGTCGTACAGCAGGTAGCCGCCCGGCTCCACGCTGCGCACGTCCTGGGCGA contains:
- a CDS encoding DUF3179 domain-containing (seleno)protein encodes the protein MALRVGRRLALGLLLAGSLAARAQPATDDWNGFDLSGLDLPAAGLANGGQPRDGIPALDDPKFRPASDVGMGFEERVVGVVIGGVARAYPRSVLVWHEVVNDRIGEQPFVLVYSPLSGTVAGFDARSAAGADRFGVSGLVYNSGTLLFDRASESLWLPMEGLAIAGPRKGQRLTAIDATETSWADWLTRYPKTEVLTANTGHDRPYGRDPYADYVSDSELRFPVAARNDRYHPKEPVLVLGHEGRYKAYPFVELAAHDTAFTDEFAGTTYHIDFNYADQRALVSDADGKPVPTATEYWFAWHAGHPSDAVYRARPP
- a CDS encoding 2-oxoacid:ferredoxin oxidoreductase subunit beta produces the protein MSYLPKPKIHHPQLPKNTLGLTRRDYEGSLSTLCAGCGHDSVSAALIQACFELDLPPHRVGKLSGIGCSSKTPTYFLGPAHGFNSVHGRMPSIASGAAAANRDLVYIGVSGDGDTASIGLGQFIHAIRRGVNMLYLVENNGTYGLTKGQFSATADVGSKSKAGKANPYTPIDLVQLALQMGAGFVARSFSGDKEQLVPLLKAAIAYPGFAFIDVISPCVTFNNHEASTKSYSHIRRHDRPVMAADFVPLAQEITAAYAPGDRHTVTLHDGSMLHLKKLAEDYDPYDRIGAMNYLQRHQADGSVLTGLLYLDAEPTEMHAMLGTDAAALNSLPHASLCPGAAQLDAINAALR
- a CDS encoding 2-oxoacid:acceptor oxidoreductase subunit alpha, encoding MSRLAKVNEFVLRFANVNGTGSASANGLVARALFRMGLPVGPKNIFPSNIQGLPTWFEIRVSEAGYTGRRGTVDLMVAMNGQTFAQDVRSVEPGGYLLYDSSKPLAPELRRPDINFLGVPLTELVTRQFANPRQRLLFKNIAYVGVLSALLDIEPEVVEQLLREQFQGKEKLIPPNMQAFELGRAAALERFACPLPMHAQRRDAVGDRILMDGNSAAGLGCVYAGATVAAWYPITPSTSLVDAFSAYCEDYRVNPDGSKRYAILQAEDELAAIGMVVGAAWNGARSFTATSGPGVSLMTEFLGLAYYAEIPVVLFDIQRCGPSTGMPTRTQQSDLLSSAYASHGDTKHVLLFPASPKECFDMAVQAFDLAERLQTPVLVMSDLDLGMNDWLSEPLTWDDSYRPDRGKVLTAQQLEDGFQFYRYLDVDGDAIPYRTLPGTHPSKGAFFTRGSGHDRLGAYTEDGDKYRDNVDRLRRKFDTAATLVPDAATLRDHGNSAGIIYIGTTAEVIPEALDALTAQGLDVDALRVRAFPFTQRVYDFIAAHDTVFVVDQNRDGQLRAMLLIEGNLDPARLVSVLSYDGMPVTADLLVHSISTHLEPVRALAMGASA